In the Nicotiana tabacum cultivar K326 chromosome 16, ASM71507v2, whole genome shotgun sequence genome, one interval contains:
- the LOC107784763 gene encoding strychnine-10-hydroxylase-like: protein MDFLLIAITLASSLVFKFFLYNQFFSTKRNNGQRIKRVPEAAGAWPIFGHLHLLTGTESDQLPHKVLARMAEKYGPIFGLKLGVYKVVVVSDPKVAKECFTTNDLALANRPKSLASEIIGYNHAMFGVAPYGPYWREIRKIATIEFLSSRRIEMLKHIREFEVKSAIKETYNYWLKNKSSSSLNGAVKMEMKEWLGNVIMNTMVKMLFGKECSEGEGINKAHKAIRRFFELLGATVVADFLPYLRWLDIGGHEKAMKEVAKEIDSVVEEWLGEHKRRRDSKGIKSGEEEDFMDVMLSICENRDFPGFDADTSIKATCMVRSLILQICSVLSCTPTV, encoded by the coding sequence ATGGATTTCTTATTGATTGCCATTACACTAGCTAGCTCcttagtttttaaattctttcTTTACAACCAATTTTTCTCAACCAAAAGAAACAATGGGCAGAGGATCAAAAGGGTACCTGAAGCAGCAGGAGCATGGCCTATCTTTGGCCATCTCCACCTTCTCACTGGAACTGAATCTGATCAGCTACCTCACAAAGTCTTAGCTCGAATGGCCGAAAAATATGGGCCAATTTTTGGGTTGAAGCTTGGTGTATACAAAGTTGTTGTGGTTAGTGATCCCAAAGTAGCAAAAGAATGCTTCACCACAAATGATTTGGCCCTTGCAAATCGGCCCAAATCCTTGGCTTCAGAAATCATAGGCTACAACCATGCCATGTTTGGGGTTGCTCCTTACGGACCTTATTGGCGAGAGATAAGGAAAATAGCCACTATTGAATTTCTGTCCAGTCGACGAATTGAAATGCTCAAACACATAAGAGAATTTGAAGTAAAATCAGCTATCAAAGAAACGTATAACTACTGGCTGAAGAATAAAAGTAGTAGTAGTTTAAATGGTGCAGTGAAAATGGAGATGAAAGAATGGTTAGGGAATGTAATTATGAATACTATGGTGAAGATGTTATTTGGAAAAGAATGTAGTGAAGGAGAAGGAATAAATAAAGCTCATAAAGCAATTAGAAGATTTTTTGAGTTGTTAGGGGCTACTGTTGTAGCtgattttttaccttatttaaggTGGTTAGATATAGGAGGACATGAGAAGGCAATGAAAGAAGTTGCAAAAGAAATTGACTCTGTTGTTGAAGAATGGTTAGGAGAGCATAAAAGGAGGAGGGATTCTAAAGGGATTAAATCTGGTGAGGAAGAAGATTTCATGGATGTAATGTTGTCCATTTGTGAAAACAGAGATTTTCCTGGGTTTGATGCCGATACCTCTATCAAAGCTACTTGTATGGTACGTTCTTTAATACTCCAAATTTGTTCTGTTTTAAGTTGTACACCAACTGTATGA